Sequence from the Methanosarcina siciliae T4/M genome:
CTTTCCGAGCAGTTCAACACAGGGCTTTTCCCCCATTCCAAGCCTCTGTCCGAACCCTCCGGCCATTACAATAGCGTCCATTCCAGACCTCCAGTATTTAATGAAAGTTTGAGGATAACTGCAATAATTATCAGGGCAGTTATCCTTCCAATCTCGTTAGCCGTTCCGATTCCGTCGCCGTTCAGGCCTCCAAAGTGGGCATAGCTCCTGTTAAGGAGTACGAGAGCCGAGATGCATGCTGCCAGGTAGGGAATCAGCCCTATCAGTCCGAAGGGTAGGAAGCATACAAACGCTCCGAAAATAAATCCTATCAGGAAGTTTTTTCGGGTTGCTCCGTTTATTGTCATTTCCCCGAGGCCGGGATATGCCTGATTTTCCGGTCGTGGGAGTGGTTTTCCAAAAGCTGCAATTGTTAGCATGGACTGTTTGGCGCTGACTTCCGCTATAAACATGGATGCGAACATAAGAAGCGGAAGGTTGGAACCAAAGGCGGTAATGCCTTCGTCCTGAACCGATCTTATGGATCCGTAAAGGGCGAGAAGTACAAGCATGCCGAAAGCAACTCCTCCTGTTCCGAGGGTTGTGTCTTTTAAAGCCTTGATTTTTTTCTCAAGGGACCCGTGGGCCATAAAGCCGTCTCCCATGTCAGTGACCCCGTCAAGATGGTTAAACCCTGTAAAGTAATATACAGACCCCATGATAAGAGCTGCCAGGACGGGACCCGGGATAATCAATTGTCCTATGTATGCAATTGCCCCAATGAGGAGCCCGAGTACGGCTCCCACGACAGGGTAAAAGTAGATTTTTTTCATGAGTTCGTCGATCCCTTCCATGCTGATTCCAACAGGGATCGTGGTAAGGAAACCAAAACCCGACTTGAGCGCAAGTAAGTATGAATTCATTATTTACCGCCTGTTTTTCAGTCTTTCCTCTCTAACTCTGCCATCCCTCTTGAATACATATTGGAGGAGACCCCTCCGATAAGGCCGCCTATCACGTCGTCCATGAAAGGCCCAAGGTTTGCAAGGATTCCGGGTTTTATTTTGTCATACCTGACAAACTCGAATGTCCCTTTAGAGCCGCTGATATAGTTTGCGATGCTGTTGCCAAGCACTTCGTCTGCAATTATGAAACTCAGGTCTTTTTCATAGGAACTTTTGCTGAGGTTCGGAAGGCTTCCGGCTCTGCCTTCTCTCTCCAGCAGGATTCCGGAATAAATCAGGAGGCAGAGGTTCGGGTCCGAAAGAGCGAATTTGAGTTCTCTTTTAAACAGGGCTTCGGCTTTTTCCCTGGTCTCAAGTCCCGGGTGAGGGACGTACATTTCGAGAGCAGTGTCCGCAAGGTCCTGGACACTGATGCCTTCTTCAGCCAGGACATCAAGGATATCGATGATAGCTTTTTCCTCTATTTTCTCAGGCTGTCCTTTTTTCAGGTCCCTTTCCTCAATATCGGATAACTTCATACTGATCACTCCGGGGTTGTTAAAACGTTTATGTTTGGCTTTGTTAAATTATTTTGATGGGTCATCTTGAAATGATTACGACTAAATGACAAACAGGTTTTAAGCTTTTATGCCGGTTAACCCAATGGGTTTTACTGCTTCCGGCATCACTTGTCGGACATATCCGGTCGTTTCCCGGACTTTCACATATCCGGGTTGGTCGGAATCCTGTAAGTTAGTCTCCCATTATGAGGGTAAATCAGATCACAAAGGTATGTAGGATCAAAGATAAAGGTGAATTCCCGTTATCTGGATCACTGCCACAAAAGCAACAAGTGAAAACCCTGAAGCAATTGCTATTAATTGGGATACCCGTTTTATATCTTTTACTTCGGTTTGAGGGTAAGAGGCTCCCAGCACATAAGTATCAGGTTTTTCAAGTTTGATTCCAAGAGCTCCGGCAGTAGCAGCCATCGGATAGCCTGAATTGGGGGACGGAGTCTTCATCCCGTCTTCGAGAG
This genomic interval carries:
- the cobZ gene encoding alpha-ribazole phosphatase CobZ encodes the protein MKLSDIEERDLKKGQPEKIEEKAIIDILDVLAEEGISVQDLADTALEMYVPHPGLETREKAEALFKRELKFALSDPNLCLLIYSGILLEREGRAGSLPNLSKSSYEKDLSFIIADEVLGNSIANYISGSKGTFEFVRYDKIKPGILANLGPFMDDVIGGLIGGVSSNMYSRGMAELERKD
- the cobS gene encoding adenosylcobinamide-GDP ribazoletransferase produces the protein MNSYLLALKSGFGFLTTIPVGISMEGIDELMKKIYFYPVVGAVLGLLIGAIAYIGQLIIPGPVLAALIMGSVYYFTGFNHLDGVTDMGDGFMAHGSLEKKIKALKDTTLGTGGVAFGMLVLLALYGSIRSVQDEGITAFGSNLPLLMFASMFIAEVSAKQSMLTIAAFGKPLPRPENQAYPGLGEMTINGATRKNFLIGFIFGAFVCFLPFGLIGLIPYLAACISALVLLNRSYAHFGGLNGDGIGTANEIGRITALIIIAVILKLSLNTGGLEWTLL